A DNA window from Streptomyces caniferus contains the following coding sequences:
- a CDS encoding TetR/AcrR family transcriptional regulator, whose protein sequence is MPKQVDHESRRRQIADAVCQLADESGLEGVTLRDVAGRAQVSMGAVQRCFGTKEEMLVFALGQIGERVATRVSARLTASPAQSARTALGHAATEVSLVHEEHRAEARVWLAFVAQAAVSPPLAGILRTNYAHLQVLFARLIAEASDTPDPDRAARTLLALADGLTTHVLIGHLSPAEALDVLDGQLRRLWNERAH, encoded by the coding sequence ATGCCCAAGCAGGTCGACCACGAGAGCCGGCGCCGGCAGATCGCCGATGCCGTGTGCCAACTCGCCGACGAGAGCGGGCTGGAGGGCGTCACACTCCGCGACGTGGCGGGCCGCGCGCAGGTGTCCATGGGGGCCGTCCAGCGCTGCTTCGGCACCAAGGAGGAGATGCTGGTCTTCGCGCTCGGCCAGATCGGCGAGCGGGTCGCCACACGGGTGTCGGCCCGGCTCACCGCATCGCCCGCCCAGTCGGCCCGTACAGCGCTGGGGCACGCGGCGACCGAGGTGTCGCTGGTCCACGAGGAGCACCGCGCCGAGGCACGGGTCTGGCTGGCCTTCGTGGCACAGGCCGCGGTCAGTCCGCCGCTGGCCGGAATTCTGCGCACCAACTACGCACACCTGCAGGTGCTGTTCGCGCGGCTGATCGCCGAAGCCTCCGACACCCCCGACCCGGACCGCGCGGCCCGCACCCTCCTCGCCCTGGCCGACGGCCTCACCACCCACGTCCTGATCGGCCACCTCTCCCCCGCCGAGGCGCTGGACGTCCTGGACGGCCAGCTCCGCCGCCTCTGGAACGAGCGGGCGCACTGA